cAGTTATAgtatgattaaaaaataaatgtctgcATTGTTACTTAACGTTTggtgctgcgtgtgtgtgtgtgtgtgtgtgtgtgtgtgaatggatttTGGAAGACAggggtgtgtatgtgggagAGAAGCCCATTGCTCGGAGCTCTACCGGAGCTAGCTGTCACTCATGTTGACACTGAGTTAATAAGTCTGAGAGATGAAAGACACAGACGCTTaaattctctctcacacacacacacacacactctctctctctctctctcacacacacacagcatttgttCCACTTAGGTATTCACTCATTACACTGTCTATCCCTATCAGTGTCCATGATGTAAGTGTAATTTAACATAATAGTCACTGTAATCATTTTATACATTGTTCCAactgcagctcctctgttcGAGGTACACGTCCTTTTAGCCTCAGGAATCTGTTCCTGCACTCCAACTCATGCCAGCATTTATTCAGAAATGTAGGTTTAATCCGGTCTTGTTTAGCGATAAAAGATCGGAGCCCACAAAATCAGATATGAGATATTTTATGAATTTATATCGTTCATTTTGCATTACTGTACTATAATTAATATGAAGTTATTTCTGTTTGGTTGATTACATGAACCAAAGTGAGACGTGTACATTCACTAACAATTAAAGTGAGAAtgtgtaacttttgaaagaagaaataacactcAAGACTCAAGAGATGAAGGGACATTCTCCCGTAATTGCCATTTGTGGCCACGTTGGCCGCTGTTCAGTTGTTCAAAAGTGTGACTGTGAGCTGTGCTTTAAATCAACACTAACCCAGCAGACCTTTGGAGAGGACTTCTTTTCATTTATGAAACATTGGCAACATCCTTTGagcattattattacttatgaggggaaaaaaacacctaTAAACCTCTATatcctgtcttttcctctcttagACAATGTGGTGATCTACTCAGAGAAAGAGGAGTTTGACAAACTAAAAGCTCCTCCTCAGAAGACTGTGAAAAGGTGAGCGACACGTCTGATACCATGAGGGCATGTTGTTAAAGGTGATGGGTGAGGTTAGAGAAGAATTACTAAGCCTTGAAATGATGGAgttggacaaaagaagagaaaaaagaggtgTGTCCTTTAGCTTGACCGCCagctattttgttgtttatctaCTGAAAGGGATTTATACACTAAATAAAGGTAGAACGGCTACTATGTTTAGCACACTGATTTTTTTAACAGTTACAAAGGTGTATTCTGAGTTTTTTCTTATCACAAAACTCCAGATTTTGCTCCTCAAACCAACACAAGTCCCTTTCATTCAAAAACGTTTTAAAGCCATAAACATTCTCAAATTGGGTATGTATGTCTATGAATTATATTAACCTCAGACTATGTGAGTCTATCTGCAAGAACTGTATATTTATGCATCATTCTCTGCTTATTCTTCAGTGAAGTGTAgtgaaatatactgtagaatGTTTTATAATCACTACTTATATACACCACTGTGTCCTTTGAGTGTGcattatgagtgtgtgtgtgtgtgtgtgtgtgtgtgtgtgtgtgttttgtatgtggcGTCACAGAGACTttgcacaacaaaaaaaagcttttataatttttctgcatctgccCATAATTAAGCCACCACAGAACAAGTCACTGCAGTAGTGGTATCATTGCTGCTGGCCCTTTTTTCCTTTAGCTGTGTCTACGGATACGTGTGTGAGGCATATAAAAAGCAAGTtcagttgagttttttttttgtttttaatgaagcaGACAGCCATTATGTGGCTTTggagcaggcagagaggagggtttggttggggggtggtggggtggtgAGGTAGCATAGATGAGCCCTGAAGCCTAACAAACAGAGACGGACAGAGGGGGTAGTTGTCGAAGCGGATAGGGGTATTTATTCCAGGCTTCGCCCAAAACCACCACCAGGTGAAAGCACATCCTGGCAGACAACAAAAGAACGACAGTTTTCTCACCTTCATCTTTCTGCGTACATCTCATCCCCCATGCGCAGACAATGCTGCTTTATAGGCGCTAGTGGCTAATGTGCAGAGAGACGTGTGGGAATACATGATagcatacagtatgcacactAACCTACAGTGGGCCATTGTGCTCAAAGTGCCTGTAGTGAACATGCTTAGATTGATATGCTGTTTCAATAAATGGAGGGGGTGCAAATTAGAGAatagatgacacacacacacacacacacacacacacacacacacacacacacacacacacacactccctagCATCAATCGCAGTAAACAGTGTGGTATAGCAGCATGCCAGAGGATGTGCTAACTCACTGCTTTAGCTGCCAGAGTGGGTGTTAGATGTCCGGGAAACAAtaccattttgtgtgtgtgttcaggaaaaGAGCATGGGACTGCGAAACAATGGCATTCTGTGAGCATCTCTGTCAACAAGGTGCTTTTGGGAGAAAATCCAGAGCAGGCATAGGGAGAAAGAGGACGGGTAATAAAGTGATATTACATGGTATCATGTTGTAAAACGCAGGGCTATTTCAGTCAATCACAGGAACAGCTTAGAAACATCAGCAGCtatggcaacaacaacagcagcattcTTCTCCAGCTCATTTTCATTCGTCAGAGTTCCTGTTAAGTTAGCAAAGACACGAGTCATTGTGTGCGCTGTCACTCACAGCGCTTAATTATGTAGTACAACAGGAAAATTGCATACTGCAGTTATTTTGGTTACTAGAACCAGAATTAGTGCATGTGAATATGAgggagcttagcttagcagagtggaaacaggaggaaacagttagcttagctccaTCTAAAGGTAATAAAATGGGGTTCTATGTGAGTGTGAACACTGAATCATGGAGTAACAAACATTGTGATGAAAAATAGTATACAATCTACAGTACTCGCGTTGCACATTTAATGGGGAGCTGTTTagcatttaaattaaaaaacaaaacaaaacaacaacctgcCAGTAAGCCCACAGGTATCCAGAATCCAGTTATTGTCAAGGAGCTCCACCAAAGTCCTGGCAGGAGAccttacacattttaaatgttttatgggATACCAAGAGCATGTGCACATGTAAATAAGTTCAAATatgtgcgtgcttgtgtgtgcagtgaaaatGACGCATCATCAGAGAACGAGCAGCTGTTGAGCCGAAGCATTGACAGCGATGAGGAGGCGGCATCTGAGAAGCAAGGATCAGCTGAGACCAACAACCCCAACCTGTGCCTCGTCAACCTGGGAAACAAGCCCGACCTCTGCCTGCTCTCTCTGGGCCTCTTAGACCGCGACAGAGCCTGCAACGGGACCCCCAACATTACAACCGGCCAGGCCAATAACATCCCAAGTCCCAATCACATCGGCAGCACCAACCACATCAGCAGTGTGAACgcaatcaacaacaacaataaaacccCAGGGGTAGGAGAGATGGAGCTTTTAAAGATGTCACTGGAATAAAGAATATGATTACGAACAGATCATCACTTGAGTTTCATCTGGAGATCACATTGTGCTGTTATTCATTTTACCACACAGATGCTACAGAGTCGAAGGAAAAAGATCCTGGATCTGTATGCCAGAGCCTGCAATGTGACAGAGGGTAAGTCTCTCTTACACAGACGAAAACATCCATTTTACCAAGCCTTGTAATCAAGAATTGATTTCCGCCAATACTGTGGGGGCATTTTACTTCTTTCTGGTGAAGATGAActctttttatgaactgtgttGAAGTGAGAAATGATATCGACTGTCATTTTCAAGAAAATTGCTTTAGGAAGTGAAACTCAGTCGGAAAGAAGTTATTACCTCACCCCACAGGCATATTTTTCCACAAGTAAACAAAATTCAGACTTAATCTATGACTACATTAGTTAAGAGGTAatggtgtgtgcatgtatatatgtttgtttaaGAAATCACTTCCCCCTAATGCCTAAAGAGGCATCTTTTCAGATAAAATCAAACATCATGGCAGCAGCAAAGTGGATTAAGATAGAACAAAGACCAAAATATAAACAGGAATACAGCAACTGGATGGGTTTAAAATAATGCAACCCACTACTTCATCTATATTTTAGCTGAAATCCTTGAAAGAAAGTATGAATCAATGCCAACAGCATCATCATTTGAGGGTGAGAAAAggacaaacaagaaaaagagtcTACTGCCACGCCAGCGGCTCTGTGACGATGTACTGTGCTCTCATCTAAAGGCTAATGTCCACATGCTAGCATggacacaatgacaatgctaatatgttgatgtttagaaggtataatgtttaccatgttcatactaacatttgataattagggctaaacacaaagtacaggtgAGCTTTGCAAACATTTAGTCCTTAAGTATTggattcatttacattttgaccttATTGTGGCGCTGAAGGAAAAGTCAgagcatcaccaaagtcattgggatACCCCGAATATTTGTGCCAAATTTCactgcaatccatccaatacttgtcgagacatttcagcctggaccaaagtggtggaccaaccaaccacCAGCCACGTCACATGcacaaatatgacattttatttaaatcttgATGTAACTGACTATGTTTGTGTACTCAGTCAATTGTAACACTCTCGTCCCTCTGCAGGCCTGAGCCCCACAGAGCTTCCTTTCGACTGTCTGGAGAAGGCCAGCCGTATGCTGAGCTCCTCCTACAGCAGCGAGGCGGCCGTGGTGAAGACGTGGAGGCACCTGGCCGAGAGCTTCGGGCTGAAGCGCGACGAGATCGGCGGCATGAGCGACGGCCTGCAGCTCTTCGAGAGAGTGAGCACTGCAGGCTACAGCATCCCTGACCTCCTGACCCGCCTGGTACAGATCGAGAGGCTGGACGCCGTGGAGTCACTCTGCTCAGACGTGCTGGGCAGCAGTGAGGCAGCGGCGGCTGCCGGACGGCAGGGCATTAGCAGTTTTCACAGCCAGTTAGTCTGTCCGTCCCCATGCTCATCGCCATCCCAGCGCTGTGCCAGTGTCTAAAATGTGGCGGAGCAGAGACTTCAGAGACTTGGATACCTTACAGTATACATATATGTAGGGACAGATACTGCTCGGACAAGGAGAacagcacatatacagtatacacctTAACCCCATCACATGAAGAATGTCAGTGGACCTCCCCGTGCACAATCCTTTTTTCCTATTATGGGTTTTCTTTATCAAGAAGCTAGTAATCTGAAATACTTTGTATGGctttaattttctgtctttctaaaGTGCTACAGAGTTTGAGATAGAAAATCAAAAAGACCAAAGACTATTCTCTAGTATGCAAGCTCAGATATTCTCTCCTTTAAGACTAAAATAATCAGAAGTAGTTTGTCTTTCTCAGATGTTAAGGAATTTTACCAAAAAATAGCTAGATTAACTGCGCTGGACGCAACAGAATAACAGCTTTTACAGTCCTTTTTCAAAACCTTTGATACAACATTTAGTGTGCAGTTTGAGAATAACAGTGATATTACATCACATAAAAAGATGCAATGGCGTGCTGATGGAAAtggtcactgagcagctccactgcagCAGTGCCAATTAAGTGCCTTTCATGTAGGCACACCGGTATAACATTATTAGTATTATGAGTGGGAGGAATGAGGATATCCTCTTAGTTGTCTTCTCGCTGAACCTTCTTAACGGGACCGAAACCGTATAAAGAAAGCGACTTGGTTTGACCACAGCATCAGTTCATAACTGCGCCTTTGGCTGTGCTGTCTTCATAAAGGAAAGACGGCGACCAGCAGGAAACACTAAAAACATCCCTCAGATCGGCTTTCATCTGGTAAACTTTGCTTGTGAACTTTGGGCATCTGGGGACACCCTGTGATGTCAACAGCAtacacacaactacagtcag
This window of the Enoplosus armatus isolate fEnoArm2 chromosome 11, fEnoArm2.hap1, whole genome shotgun sequence genome carries:
- the edar gene encoding tumor necrosis factor receptor superfamily member EDAR — translated: MSERRGQKKSVFLSSLLVCCMFASAEYSSCGEYEFFNQTSNSCQACPQCQPGQEPHMTCGYGVKDEDFACVPCQQGKYSKGKYEICRRHKDCDALYKATVRVAGTPDSDAECGPCLPGYYMLENRPRNIYGMVCHSCQNAPRNTKKCMSTSGPGVKPQIDPGSTTVFPHPHKDATGQGHLATALIIAMSTIFIMAIAIVLIIMFYILKAKPSGQACCSGQVVKAVEAQTNKQEDKKDVPDNVVIYSEKEEFDKLKAPPQKTVKSENDASSENEQLLSRSIDSDEEAASEKQGSAETNNPNLCLVNLGNKPDLCLLSLGLLDRDRACNGTPNITTGQANNIPSPNHIGSTNHISSVNAINNNNKTPGMLQSRRKKILDLYARACNVTEGLSPTELPFDCLEKASRMLSSSYSSEAAVVKTWRHLAESFGLKRDEIGGMSDGLQLFERVSTAGYSIPDLLTRLVQIERLDAVESLCSDVLGSSEAAAAAGRQGISSFHSQLVCPSPCSSPSQRCASV